In Henckelia pumila isolate YLH828 unplaced genomic scaffold, ASM3356847v2 CTG_19:::fragment_3, whole genome shotgun sequence, the following proteins share a genomic window:
- the LOC140870751 gene encoding protein TAB2 homolog, chloroplastic, translating into MVTLSFHPARIKHPIHALNSFTKASFYHLCTKKLPHQRILKNRRIPPCFSVSESSVSSTPLQTESGETLVEDDSEDPTAEVCYFDPGTDPGSIKEWQVDFCSRPILDIRGKKVWELVVCDESLSLQYTKYFPNNAINSVTLKNAIVAICDDLGVPLPEKIRFFRSQMQTIITRACTELGIKPIPSKRCLSLVLWLEERYETVYTRHPGFQKGLKPILSLDNPFPVQLPENLYGEKWAFVQLPFSAVAEEVASLQKRFAFGAGLDLDLLGIEIGEKTLVPGIAVGSSRAKPLAAWMNGLEVCSVEADAARASIILSVGISTRYVYATYKKTPVTTREAEAWEAAKKTCEGLHFLAIQEDLDSDSCVGFWLLLDLPPSPV; encoded by the exons ATGGTTACTTTAAGCTTCCATCCCGCAAGAATCAAACACCCAATTCACGCACTCAATTCCTTCACTAAGGCCTCATTTTATCATCTCTGCACAAAGAAGCTGCCCCACCAAAGAATCTTGAAGAATCGCCGTATCCCACCCTGTTTTTCAGTCTCTGAAAGTTCGGTTTCTTCCACCCCTTTGCAGACCGAAAGCGGGGAAACTCTTGTTGAAGATGATTCAGAAGACCCAACGGCAGAAGTGTGTTATTTCGACCCCGGAACTGATCCGGGGAGCATCAAGGAGTGGCAGGTGGATTTCTGCTCCAGGCCGATTCTTGATATAAGGGGGAAAAAGGTTTGGGAGCTTGTAGTTTGCGATGAATCGCTTTCCCTTCAGTACACCAAGTACTTTCCTAACAATGCCATTAACAGTGTCACTCTTAAGAATGCTATAGTTGCTATATGTGATGATTTGGGTGTGCCTTTACCAGAGAAAATTCGGTTTTTCAG GTCGCAGATGCAGACCATTATAACAAGAGCTTGCACCGAGCTTGGTATAAAGCCAATTCCAAGCAAACGG TGTTTGTCTCTGGTCCTGTGGCTAGAAGAACGCTATGAAACCGTATATACGCGCCATCCCGGTTTTCAGAAAGGGTTAAAGCCAATTCTTTCACTTGATAATCCTTTCCCAGTACAACTTCCAGAGAATCTGTATGGAGAAAAATGGGCTTTTGTCCAGTTACCTTTTTCAG CTGTTGCAGAAGAGGTGGCATCTCTGCAAAAAAGATTTGCCTTTGGTGCAGGTTTAGATTTGGATCTTCTTGGGATTGAAATAGGCGAAAAGACATTAGTTCCGGGAATCGCTGTGGGATCATCACGAGCTAAACCGTTGGCAG CATGGATGAATGGTTTAGAAGTATGTTCGGTGGAAGCAGACGCAGCTCGGGCTAGTATAATTCTCTCTGTTGGGATTTCAACCAGGTATGTTTATGCAACATACAAGAAAACACCAGTCACCACACGTGAAGCTGAAGCTTGGGAAGCAGCAAAAAAGACCTGTGAAGGCTTACATTTTCTTGCTATACAAGAGGACTTAGATTCAGACAGCTGCGTTGGGTTTTGGCTATTATTAGACTTGCCACCTTCACCTGTATGA
- the LOC140870728 gene encoding uncharacterized protein isoform X1 — translation MVAARYPPPWFSVAPMMECTNNYYRTLARLLSKHAWLYTEMIAAETIVFQKGDLDRFLAFGPEQHPITLQIGGNDLDNLAKATQLANSYGYDEINLNCGCPSSRVAGKGCFGVRLMLDPKFVANAMSVIAANTNVPVSVKCRIGVDDHDSYNELCDFIYKVSSQSPTKHFIIHSRKALLNGITPKENRSIPPLKYEYYYALVRDFPDLQFTLNGGINTISEVIAARKEGAHGVMLGRAAYNNPWNVLAHVDSAIYGAPPSNITQRQVLEKYLSYGDSVLRTYDPKPNPREVMKPFLGFFHSAPGNAVWKRKADAAFLKFTTMKSFFEETLVAIPDYVLDSPLTETPLCYSDTFANSKSRLPPPYSVREEMIYP, via the exons ATGGTTGCTGCTCGGTACCCTCCCCCATGGTTCAG TGTTGCTCCGATGATGGAATGCACAAACAACTACTACCGAACTTTGGCCCGCCTCTTATCGAAACATGCATGGCTGTACACCGAAATGATTGCTGCGGAAACCATAGTATTTCAGAAGGGGGATTTG GACAGGTTCTTGGCATTTGGTCCTGAGCAACATCCTATAACGCTCCAAATTGGCGGAAATGATTTGGATAACCTTGCTAAGGCAACTCAACTTGCAAATTCTTATGGATATGATGAGATTAATCTCAA CTGCGGATGCCCTAGCTCAAGGGTTGCTGGAAAAGGGTGCTTTGGGGTGCGTCTTATGCTTGATCCAAAG TTTGTTGCCAATGCTATGTCAGTCATTGCTGCTAACACAAATGTTCCTGTAAGTGTGAAATGCCGAATTGGTGTTGATGACCATGATTCGTATAATGAACTGT GTGATTTCATATATAAGGTCTCATCTCAATCACCAACAAAGCATTTCATAATACACTCCAGAAAGGCATTGCTTAATGGAATCACCCCCAAAGAAAATAGATCTATCCCTCCCTTGAA ATATGAGTACTACTATGCTCTTGTCCGGGACTTTCCAGACTTGCAGTTTACTCTTAATGGAGGCATAAATACCATAAGTGAG GTGATTGCAGCACGAAAGGAAGGAGCCCATGGAGTCATGCTTGGACGTGCAGCCTACAATAA TCCATGGAATGTTTTGGCACATGTTGACAGTGCAATTTATGGCGCACCTCCAAGCAATATAACTCAGCGACAG GTTCTGGAAAAATACCTGAGTTATGGTGATTCAGTCTTGCGAACTTATGATCCTAAACCAAATCCTCGGGAAGTTATGAAA CCTTTCCTTGGTTTTTTCCACTCAGCGCCTGGAAACGCTGTATGGAAGCGCAAAGCTGATGCCGCTTTTCTGAAATTCACT ACGATGAAATCATTTTTCGAGGAGACGCTGGTTGCTATTCCTGATTATGTATTAGATTCACCTCTTACAGAGACGCCGCTGTGCTATTCGGATACTTTTGCTAATTCCAAGTCACGGTTACCTCCTCCATATTCCGTCAGAGAAGAGATGATATATCCATAG
- the LOC140870729 gene encoding ATP synthase subunit O, mitochondrial — MAGRLRSALPLLRRTLTTDAQKAFVCPTFANAEFSRNYATTSPVKEQKVKVPFAMYGVSGNYASALYLAAVKANVLDKVESELLVLIEASKKSPKFSQFMKDLSVTADIRVKAVKDIGTQAKFEDITKNFLAVVAESGRLGHIERIAQRFSELTMAHRGEVKATVTSVIALPPEEEKELKETLQDILGQGKKVKLEQKIDTSILGGLVVEFQQKVFDMSIKTRALQMERFLRQPINLDAQ; from the exons ATGGCGGGGCGATTGCGATCGGCGCTTCCTCTCCTCCGTAGAACCCTAACCACCGACGCCCAGAAAGCGTTCGTCTGCCCTACCTTCGCTAACGCTGAG TTTTCGAGGAACTATGCAACGACCTCTCCTGTGAAGGAGCAGAAAGTCAAG GTACCCTTTGCAATGTATGGTGTCTCAGGAAACTATGCTTCGGCATTGTACCTTGCTGCTGTTAAAGCTAATGTTCTGGACAAGGTTGAATCTGAGCTTCTTGTTCTTATCGAGGCTTCAAAGAAAAGCCCCAAATTTTCTCAATTCATGAAAGATCTATCTGTGACTGCGGATATCAGAGTGAAGGCCGTAAAGGATATTGGTACTCAGGCTAAGTTTGAGGACATAACAAAGAACTTTTTGG CTGTTGTTGCCGAATCAGGGAGGTTGGGACACATAGAACGGATAGCCCAGCGATTCTCAGAGCTGACCATGGCACATAGAGGGGAAGTTAAAGCTACTGTAACCTCTGTTATT GCTCTACCTCCAGAGGAggagaaagaattgaaggaaacATTGCAGGATATACTTGGACAAGGAAAGAAAGTTAAGCTTGAACAGAAG ATTGACACCAGCATTCTTGGTGGACTCGTGGTTGAATTCCAGCAAAAAGTTTTCGACATGTCCATAAAGACCAGGGCACTTCAGATGGAGCGCTTCCTACGCCAGCCTATCAACTTGGATGCCCAATAA
- the LOC140870728 gene encoding uncharacterized protein isoform X2, whose translation MVAARYPPPWFSVAPMMECTNNYYRTLARLLSKHAWLYTEMIAAETIVFQKGDLDRFLAFGPEQHPITLQIGGNDLDNLAKATQLANSYGYDEINLNCGCPSSRVAGKGCFGVRLMLDPKFVANAMSVIAANTNVPVSVKCRIGVDDHDSYNELCDFIYKVSSQSPTKHFIIHSRKALLNGITPKENRSIPPLKYEYYYALVRDFPDLQFTLNGGINTISEVIAARKEGAHGVMLGRAAYNNPWNVLAHVDSAIYGAPPSNITQRQVLEKYLSYGDSVLRTYDPKPNPREVMKLKIHAAFPWFFPLSAWKRCMEAQS comes from the exons ATGGTTGCTGCTCGGTACCCTCCCCCATGGTTCAG TGTTGCTCCGATGATGGAATGCACAAACAACTACTACCGAACTTTGGCCCGCCTCTTATCGAAACATGCATGGCTGTACACCGAAATGATTGCTGCGGAAACCATAGTATTTCAGAAGGGGGATTTG GACAGGTTCTTGGCATTTGGTCCTGAGCAACATCCTATAACGCTCCAAATTGGCGGAAATGATTTGGATAACCTTGCTAAGGCAACTCAACTTGCAAATTCTTATGGATATGATGAGATTAATCTCAA CTGCGGATGCCCTAGCTCAAGGGTTGCTGGAAAAGGGTGCTTTGGGGTGCGTCTTATGCTTGATCCAAAG TTTGTTGCCAATGCTATGTCAGTCATTGCTGCTAACACAAATGTTCCTGTAAGTGTGAAATGCCGAATTGGTGTTGATGACCATGATTCGTATAATGAACTGT GTGATTTCATATATAAGGTCTCATCTCAATCACCAACAAAGCATTTCATAATACACTCCAGAAAGGCATTGCTTAATGGAATCACCCCCAAAGAAAATAGATCTATCCCTCCCTTGAA ATATGAGTACTACTATGCTCTTGTCCGGGACTTTCCAGACTTGCAGTTTACTCTTAATGGAGGCATAAATACCATAAGTGAG GTGATTGCAGCACGAAAGGAAGGAGCCCATGGAGTCATGCTTGGACGTGCAGCCTACAATAA TCCATGGAATGTTTTGGCACATGTTGACAGTGCAATTTATGGCGCACCTCCAAGCAATATAACTCAGCGACAG GTTCTGGAAAAATACCTGAGTTATGGTGATTCAGTCTTGCGAACTTATGATCCTAAACCAAATCCTCGGGAAGTTATGAAA CTTAAAATACATGCAGCCTTTCCTTGGTTTTTTCCACTCAGCGCCTGGAAACGCTGTATGGAAGCGCAAAGCTGA